The proteins below come from a single Pontibaca methylaminivorans genomic window:
- a CDS encoding DUF6504 family protein produces the protein MARVISLFLPLWPVERLRRRAGSGAPPAEVPLVLAGREGGRRVVTAADAAAKTLGLRVGMTIAQAQAQVPGLEIRPAEPDADRMSLGRLALWLLQRISPLVALDGTEAIVIDVTGAAHLHGGEAALLDGLVGRLAVSGITARAAIADTRGAAHALARFRADPVFIAPRGEVMAHIAPLPLAALRLPASLAAGLDTLGLMRIGDLAALPRAPLTRRFGPEPCRRLDQALGRVADPIEPVRINDLITARRRFAEPIAAPETIARYLGKLVTALCEALERRGLGARRLDLVCERTDGQAPALRVGLARPSRDAAHLARLLAAKIENIDPGFGIEAMELVASRAEPLAARQAATSLIDAPAPDLAGLVDRLMSRVGPARVYRLAGVASDVPERSVRRIAPLSDDTSTGWPDNWPRPARLLPHPEPIETMALLPDHPPAWFIWRGTRHMIARADGPERIFGEWWTRDAELAAVRDYFRVEDTSGARYWIFRAGDGEDAATGSQRWFLHGLFG, from the coding sequence ATGGCACGGGTCATCTCGCTCTTCCTGCCGCTGTGGCCGGTGGAGCGACTGCGGCGGCGGGCAGGCAGCGGCGCACCGCCGGCTGAGGTGCCGCTCGTGCTCGCGGGCCGCGAGGGCGGGCGGCGGGTGGTGACGGCGGCCGATGCGGCGGCAAAGACGCTCGGGCTGCGGGTGGGCATGACCATCGCGCAGGCGCAGGCGCAAGTGCCGGGACTGGAGATCCGCCCGGCCGAGCCGGATGCCGACCGCATGAGCCTCGGGCGGCTGGCGCTCTGGCTCTTGCAGCGCATTTCACCGCTGGTGGCGCTCGATGGGACAGAGGCAATTGTCATCGACGTGACGGGGGCGGCGCATCTGCACGGCGGCGAGGCGGCGCTGCTCGACGGGCTGGTCGGGCGGCTGGCGGTGTCGGGCATCACGGCGCGGGCGGCGATCGCCGACACCCGGGGCGCGGCCCATGCACTGGCGCGGTTCCGGGCCGATCCGGTGTTCATCGCACCCAGGGGCGAGGTGATGGCGCATATCGCGCCGCTGCCGCTTGCCGCGTTGCGGCTGCCGGCCTCGCTTGCGGCCGGGCTCGACACGCTCGGGCTGATGCGTATCGGGGATCTTGCCGCCCTGCCGCGGGCGCCGCTCACCCGGCGTTTCGGCCCGGAGCCTTGCCGGCGGCTCGACCAGGCGCTCGGGCGCGTGGCGGACCCCATCGAGCCGGTCCGCATCAACGACCTCATCACGGCGCGCCGCCGCTTTGCCGAACCCATCGCCGCGCCCGAGACCATCGCGCGTTATCTGGGCAAGCTGGTCACGGCGCTTTGCGAGGCGCTGGAGCGGCGCGGGCTCGGGGCGCGCCGGCTCGATCTCGTCTGCGAGCGCACCGATGGGCAAGCGCCGGCCCTGCGCGTGGGGCTGGCCCGGCCCTCGCGCGACGCGGCGCATCTCGCGCGGCTGCTTGCGGCGAAGATCGAGAATATCGACCCGGGCTTCGGCATCGAGGCGATGGAGCTTGTGGCAAGCCGGGCCGAGCCGCTGGCGGCGCGACAGGCGGCGACCAGCCTCATCGACGCCCCTGCCCCCGACCTTGCGGGGCTTGTCGACCGGCTCATGAGCCGGGTCGGCCCGGCCCGGGTCTATCGCCTTGCCGGCGTTGCCTCGGACGTGCCCGAGCGGTCGGTGCGCCGCATTGCGCCGCTCTCTGACGACACCTCGACCGGCTGGCCCGACAACTGGCCGCGCCCGGCGCGCCTGCTGCCGCACCCGGAGCCGATCGAGACCATGGCGCTGCTGCCCGATCATCCGCCCGCCTGGTTCATCTGGCGCGGCACCCGCCATATGATCGCCCGCGCCGACGGGCCCGAGCGCATCTTCGGGGAATGGTGGACCCGCGATGCCGAACTTGCCGCGGTGCGCGATTATTTCCGCGTCGAGGACACGAGCGGCGCACGATACTGGATCTTCCGCGCCGGCGATGGCGAGGATGCCGCCACCGGCTCGCAACGCTGGTTCCTGCATGGGCTGTTCGGATGA
- a CDS encoding ImuA family protein gives MSRHASSAVLIDLRARIARLEGGVRKAGVLPFGIPVLDARLPGHGLALGALHEVAGGAGGTVDGAAAALFAAGIAARCEGPVLWCVTRADLFAPGLAQAGLAAERVIHVEAGGDRGVLACMEEGLRHGGPGAVVGEVARLPMVASRRLHLAARERGTLCIALRRWRRQADAGDFGQPTAAMTRWRVTALPSAPLPVPGVGRPRWLVELVRARAGECLELELEACDGTGHLALPAAVAGGATAAAGRQRRTAG, from the coding sequence ATGTCCCGCCACGCCTCCTCTGCCGTCCTCATCGACCTGCGCGCCCGTATCGCGCGGCTCGAGGGGGGTGTGCGCAAGGCCGGCGTGCTGCCGTTCGGCATCCCCGTGCTGGATGCGCGCCTGCCCGGTCACGGGCTGGCGCTGGGGGCATTGCACGAGGTCGCGGGCGGTGCGGGCGGCACGGTTGATGGCGCGGCGGCGGCGCTGTTTGCCGCCGGGATCGCGGCGCGCTGCGAGGGGCCAGTGCTCTGGTGCGTGACGCGGGCGGACCTGTTCGCGCCGGGGCTCGCGCAGGCGGGGCTGGCGGCGGAGCGGGTGATCCATGTCGAGGCGGGCGGTGACAGGGGTGTTCTCGCCTGCATGGAGGAAGGCTTGCGCCACGGCGGCCCCGGCGCGGTGGTGGGCGAGGTCGCGCGCCTGCCGATGGTCGCCTCGCGCCGCCTGCATCTGGCGGCGCGCGAAAGGGGCACGCTCTGCATCGCGCTGCGGCGCTGGCGGCGGCAGGCGGATGCGGGCGACTTCGGCCAGCCCACGGCGGCGATGACGCGCTGGCGCGTGACGGCGCTGCCTTCCGCGCCCCTGCCGGTGCCGGGCGTGGGGCGCCCGCGCTGGCTGGTGGAACTGGTCCGGGCGCGGGCCGGGGAATGTCTGGAACTGGAACTGGAGGCATGTGATGGCACGGGTCATCTCGCTCTTCCTGCCGCTGTGGCCGGTGGAGCGACTGCGGCGGCGGGCAGGCAGCGGCGCACCGCCGGCTGA